In one window of Camelina sativa cultivar DH55 chromosome 15, Cs, whole genome shotgun sequence DNA:
- the LOC104745847 gene encoding plant intracellular Ras-group-related LRR protein 6, whose product MDRILKAARTSGSLNLSNRSLKDVPTEVYQCLEATGEGENWWEAVDLQKLILAHNDIEVLREDLKNLACLVVLNVSHNKLSELPAAIGELTAMKSLDVSFNSISELPEQIGSAISLVKLDCSSNRLKELPESLGRCLDLSDLKASNNQISSLSEDMVNCSKLSKLDLEGNKLTVLSEKHIASWTMLTELNASKNMLTGLPPNIGSLSRLIRLDLHQNKISSVPPSIGGCSSLVEFYMGMNSLSTLPAEIGDLSRLGTLDLRSNQLKEYPVGACKLKLSYLDLSNNSLTGLHPDLGNMTTLRKLVLVGNPLRTLRSALVNGPTAALLKYLRSRLSNSEETSASTPTKENVIASAARMSISSKELYLEGLNLSTVPSEVWESGEITKVNLSKNSIEELPAQLSSSVSLQTLILSRNKIKDWPGAILKSLPNLVCLKLDNNPLTQIPLDGFQAVSGLQILDLSGIAVFREHPKFCHLPQLQELYLSRIQLSEVPEDILNLSNLLILDLNQNSLQSIPKGIKNMTSLKHLDISNNNISSLPPELGLLEPTLEVLRLDGNPLRSIRRPILERGTKAVLNYLKDRLPDQ is encoded by the exons ATGGATCGGATTCTGAAGGCCGCTCGAACATCCGGTTCTCTAAATCTTTCCAATCGATCTCTCAA GGATGTACCTACTGAGGTATATCAATGTCTGGAAGCGACAGGGGAAGGAGAAAACTGGTGGGAG GCTGTTGATTTGCAGAAGTTGATTTTGGCACATAACGACATTGAGGTTTTAAGGGAAGATCTTAAGAACCTTGCTTGTTTGGTTGTGCTTAATGTCAGTCACAATAAACTGTCTGAACTTCCAGCAGCTATTGGGGA GCTTACAGCAATGAAGTCGTTGGATGTGTCTTTCAACTCAATATCAGAACTTCCTGAACAAATTGGTTCAGCAATTTCTCTTGTCAA GCTTGACTGTTCAAGCAATCGTCTTAAAGAATTGCCAGAATCTCTTGGAAGATGTTTAGACTTATCCGATTTGAAG GCctcaaataatcaaatttccAGTCTGTCAGAAGACATGGTGAACTGTTCGAAATTATCTAAACTGGATCTGGAG GGAAACAAGCTCACAGTTCTCTCTGAGAAGCACATAGCATCATGGACCATGCTTACAGAACTTAATGCAT CTAAGAATATGTTGACTGGTCTGCCTCCAAATATAGGAAGCCTTTCGCGTCTTATCCGGCTTGATCTTCATCAGAACA AAATCTCTTCTGTTCCACCATCAATAGGCGGTTGCTCCTCTCTTGTGGAATTCTATATGGG AATGAACTCGCTATCAACATTACCAGCAGAGATTGGAGATCTATCACGTCTAGGAACATTGGATCTTCGTTCTAATCAG CTCAAGGAATATCCAGTTGGCGCATGTAAACTGAAGCTTTCGTACCTAGATCTTTCAAATAATTCATTGACAGGATTGCATCCTGACCTCG GAAATATGACTACTCTGAGAAAGCTTGTGCTTGTTGGCAATCCTTTGAGAACCCTAAGAAG CGCATTAGTAAATGGTCCTACAGCTGCTCTATTGAAGTATCTTAGGAGCCGCCTTTCTAATAGTGAAG AAACAAGTGCAAGCACTCCAACAAAGGAAAATGTAATTGCTTCAGCAGCTCGTATGTCCATTTCTTCGAAG GAACTTTATCTGGAAGGTCTCAACTTGAGTACTGTCCCTTCAGAAGTTTGGGAATCTGGTGAGATCACGAAAGTTAATCTTTCTAAAAACTCTATCGAGGAATTGCCTGCTCAACTTTCTTCATCTGTTTCCCTTCAG ACTTTGATTTTGTCACGAAACAAGATTAAAGATTGGCCAGGTGCGATCTTGAAGTCACTTCCCAATCTTGTGTGCTTGAAGTTGGATAATAATCCCCTGACGCAA ATTCCACTGGATGGGTTTCAAGCAGTCTCTGGGCTTCAGATTCTAGACCTAAGTGGTATTGCAGTTTTCAGAGAGCATCCTAAGTTTTGCCACTTGCCACAACTACAAGAGCTTTATTTGAG TCGAATCCAGCTATCTGAAGTCCCTGAAGATATCCTCAACTTATCTAACCTGCTTATCCTTGACCTGAACCAGAATTCACTTCAGTCGATTCCCAAG GGTATCAAGAACATGACTTCACTCAAACATCTGGacatatcaaacaacaacatttcAAGTCTTCCTCCAGAACTG GGTTTGCTTGAGCCTACACTTGAGGTTTTACGGCTTGACGGGAACCCATTAAGAAG CATCAGGAGGCCAATTCTAGAAAGAGGAACAAAAGCTGTGTTGAACTACCTGAAAGACAGACTTCCAGATCAGTAG
- the LOC104745846 gene encoding hyphally-regulated protein isoform X1: MAQGRPGKCFGFVLLLCFFSSTFARRILKDLPMMEPSKLHLHYVMKPGMDVLHPDHEVQPDHKVKPDQIMQNMASELGDPPDYQDPDHVVKPIQIMQTMASEPGGNPPEPDHVVKPNQIMQTMTSEPDPDPDVPDHVVKPNQVMQTMASEPDEPDHTVKPMGYGVGRGYGSGGSGVGYGVGYGSGGSGFGEGIGSSGGSGFGEGIGSSGGSGFGEGIGSSGGSGFGEGIGSSGGSGFGEGIGSSGGSGFGEGIGSSGGSGFGEGIGSSGGSGFGEGIGSSGGSGFGEGIGSSGGSGFGEGIGSSGGSGFGEGIGSSGGSGFGEGIGSGGGSGIGIGEGIGSGGGSGIGIGEGIGGSGSGQPNCGPVTGAPGEGIGIGIGRGSSGGPGVVVPGTTIPPIVVPGAQIPGFVIPGVTVPGYGVPGCQTGGCKPNPYYNPRPHCPPFTLGQDKHMSNKGTMTEALAPTSSEMHA, translated from the coding sequence ATGGCACAGGGACGCCCAGGCAAATGCTTTGGGTTCGTCCTCTTACTATGCTTTTTCAGTTCAACTTTCGCACGCAGGATTCTCAAGGATCTCCCTATGATGGAGCCAAGCAAGCTACATCTACACTATGTAATGAAGCCTGGGATGGATGTTCTACACCCAGACCATGAGGTACAACCTGACCACAAAGTCAAGCCTGATCAGATAATGCAGAACATGGCGAGTGAACTAGGTGACCCACCGGATTATCAGGATCCTGACCACGTAGTTAAGCCTATTCAGATAATGCAGACCATGGCGAGTGAACCAGGAGGTAACCCACCGGAACCTGACCACGTAGTTAAGCCTAATCAGATAATGCAGACCATGACGAGTGAACCGGACCCGGACCCGGACGTACCTGACCACGTAGTTAAGCCTAATCAGGTAATGCAGACCATGGCGAGTGAACCGGACGAACCTGACCACACAGTTAAGCCTATGGGGTATGGTGTAGGTAGAGGATATGGAAGTGGTGGCTCTGGTGTTGGCTATGGTGTTGGTTATGGCAGTGGAGGCAGTGGCTTTGGGGAAGGAATTGGCTCTAGTGGAGGCAGTGGCTTTGGAGAAGGAATTGGGTCTAGTGGAGGCAGTGGCTTTGGAGAAGGAATTGGGTCTAGTGGAGGCAGTGGCTTTGGAGAAGGAATTGGGTCTAGTGGAGGCAGTGGCTTTGGAGAAGGAATTGGGTCTAGTGGAGGCAGTGGCTTTGGAGAAGGAATTGGGTCTAGTGGAGGCAGTGGCTTTGGAGAAGGAATTGGGTCTAGTGGAGGCAGTGGCTTTGGAGAAGGAATTGGGTCTAGTGGAGGCAGTGGCTTTGGAGAAGGAATTGGGTCTAGTGGAGGCAGTGGCTTTGGAGAAGGAATTGGGTCTAGTGGAGGCAGTGGCTTTGGAGAAGGAATTGGGTCTAGTGGAGGCAGTGGCTTTGGAGAAGGAATTGGGTCTGGTGGTGGTTCAGGTATTGGCATTGGAGAAGGAATAGGGTCTGGTGGTGGTTCAGGTATTGGCATTGGAGAAGGAATAGGAGGGTCTGGGTCTGGCCAACCGAATTGTGGTCCTGTAACGGGAGCTCCAGGTGAAGGGATTGGTATTGGTATTGGACGTGGCTCTAGTGGTGGACCCGGTGTAGTTGTTCCAGGCACAACAATCCCTCCCATAGTGGTTCCAGGCGCACAGATTCCCGGCTTTGTGATTCCAGGAGTAACAGTTCCTGGTTACGGTGTTCCTGGCTGCCAAACCGGTGGCTGCAAGCCAAACCCATACTATAACCCACGTCCTCATTGTCCACCTTTCACTTTAGGTCAAGACAAGCACATGTCAAACAAAGGAACCATGACAGAAGCTCTTGCTCCCACTTCATCGGAGATGCATGCCTAA
- the LOC104745848 gene encoding uncharacterized protein LOC104745848 isoform X1 translates to MEDEEYVMIDLEDVSRHIDIPADAPYTLSGLDTLNPVLTIDGKIKLVGEYLETIGTCLAFSEKEEVSTSEDQMPQKKIVEPVAKLHKILKFRLAAALDNEDGGETKTNNL, encoded by the exons ATGGAGGACGAGGAGTATGTAATGATTGATCTTGAAGACGTTTCGAGGCACATTGACATTCCAGCAGATGCTCCTTACACTTTATCA GGTTTGGATACTTTGAATCCGGTATTGACCATTGATGGCAAAATCAAGCTG GTTGGAGAATATCTTGAAACGATTGGTACATGCCTTGCTTTCTCTGAAAAGG aagaAGTTTCAACAAGTGAAGACCAGATGCCACAGAAGAAGATAGTTGAACCTGTTGCAAAACTCCACAAGATTCTTAAGTTTAGGTTAGCAGCAGCATTAGACAATGAAGATGGaggagaaaccaaaacaaacaatttgtaa
- the LOC104745848 gene encoding uncharacterized protein LOC104745848 isoform X2, producing the protein MLLTLYQLGLDTLNPVLTIDGKIKLVGEYLETIGTCLAFSEKEEVSTSEDQMPQKKIVEPVAKLHKILKFRLAAALDNEDGGETKTNNL; encoded by the exons ATGCTCCTTACACTTTATCAGTTA GGTTTGGATACTTTGAATCCGGTATTGACCATTGATGGCAAAATCAAGCTG GTTGGAGAATATCTTGAAACGATTGGTACATGCCTTGCTTTCTCTGAAAAGG aagaAGTTTCAACAAGTGAAGACCAGATGCCACAGAAGAAGATAGTTGAACCTGTTGCAAAACTCCACAAGATTCTTAAGTTTAGGTTAGCAGCAGCATTAGACAATGAAGATGGaggagaaaccaaaacaaacaatttgtaa
- the LOC104745846 gene encoding uncharacterized protein LOC104745846 isoform X2: MGSRGFITDKWSMRILWGCALGSAIGLYMVAVERQTQNRARAMAEGLRAAESQADGDSV; the protein is encoded by the exons ATGGGATCGAGAGGTTTTATCACCGATAAGTGGTCAATGAGGATTCTATGGGGTTGTGCACTCGGCAGTGCCATTG GTTTATACATGGTTGCTGTAGAGAGACAAACTCAGAACAGGGCTCGTGCTATGGCTGAAGGTTTGAGAGCTGCAGAATCACAGGCTGATGGTGATAGTGTCTAA